From the Hevea brasiliensis isolate MT/VB/25A 57/8 chromosome 13, ASM3005281v1, whole genome shotgun sequence genome, the window actagtctcttaaaaaaaaatctcttgaatagcagtatccaatgatgggagtggatttcgatgtagcagggacgctcgaacggcctcatattctgatcgaagagccattagaacttgaatgagatgaagatgatcttcactgattttggcctgagatatttgattccaaatgggttggacctggataagaaaatcattcacagattgacctgcttcttgtttcagattatgaagagtagtccacaactgataatagtgggcaacttcagtggtctgatatcgattagccaaaaaatctcagatttcttttgcagagtcataatcAGCAAATTGAatgtggatggacgagacagatgtattgcgaaaccaggtgatgatctgatgatttttactatctcaatcctcaagacggttaacaaattttgcatcagttttatcgttctctcttgtcggcgtagtgatatctTTGATAACAATACGCTAAAGTTTGCaacctatcaaaaaacttttcattccttgaacccaaagattatagttggaacaaATCAaaactgttgcaataggttttgaaatatcagatttctctattgataacaagatgaggataAAAAAAATGGTAAAATAACAGGAAtaaaagaatgaaccagaacaagttgtagagagagaagagagaccccagaaactagaaataaaaacattacggctctgataccatgttagaagaaagaatacaagtaatgaaggaaaatattttatatttatctgtgtcttatttacagagatattacatctatttatatatgagaatatgagctaatttagacaagaataataattgctataattatgctacacaaatcttctataatcatactaattactgtaattatactaataaaaataaatataaaacatattttatataataaataataaatatttaaatataaaatttaaatcaatagACTATTTTATTAATCGAATAAAACTTCAGtgctatattataatttatcgataactttttcaaattcaatttaatCCCATTAACTATAATTATGACAAATAAGTAAAAGTCAACTATAATAcccataatttaaaattttaactataattatgAATACTCTAAAAGAGATATAGATTTgagaatttatttaaaaaaaaataaaaacagcaaaaaaaaaaaaaatttgtggttAAGTCTAAGGAATAGAttcaaggaaagaaataaaaagatGAGAAGAAAAATGATGAAAAAGAAAGGGAGAAGAAGGAATTTTTAGAGAAAAAGTAAAGTCTCTCGAATTTTAGAatgcattatttttttttcaaacacaaaaattaagagataaaaatttaatttatttgaattcTCACAAAACGATCCATTCCAAATTgtattattttaattcaatttttcagtttattgaaaaaaattattattctgACCCTTAATTAATAAAACTAAAgtaaaatataactaaaattattaaatgtACAAAACTTAAAGATTTTTTTGACATTAAATaattcttaaaaaaatatttaaaattattgttAATACTGAAATAACTAATTTTAAAATAGTGGGATGAAAGTATATTGTatgatgaatttaattttttatttatttaatttaaaaattaattgaaaacaAACCTCCTCCATCCTAAAtccagaaaaataaaaataaataaataaaaaaaaaaaaataaaaaaaaattttttttttttttttcaaaaaaaaaaaaaaaaaaaaaaagtaaaaaaaaatatataaaccaTGATAGCCTTTAcgctattaaattaataatttaatggtAATTTTAATACTTATTTCATTATAATATATATACTAAAATTGatatgagaataaatttaataattattaaattatatatttatatttatatatttattatatataatttaattaaatttatattaattttaatataaatatttaatttaacaatTATAAAACTTGTATGCTATTTGATTTTGATTTGAGTATTTTGTTTTACTTTTTTAAGGATTTCCtagtttatattattttaataataattttactaaaaaataaatatataatttagtaTCTACACTTTCATGTTTTTTCAATTCAATAATTGAAGAAAGTTTTGtaacaaatcaagaattaaactaTCACGTCATTAACACTTTAGAGATTCAGTGACTAATATTATTAACTACGTTGATGTGGCATGCTTATATCAGCATTGCATCTAACATTACATGATGATATTAGCATAATGTCTATCATGGTATACAGATATTATTGTATCTTAATGATGTGGTATTGACGTTAGTATGCCACGTCAGACGTGTTACTGATATTAATATGACATATCAGTGTCATGTAAGCATACATAACGACGTTAGTGACTTCTCCCTTGATTTATTAATGACATAATAATTCAATTTTTGATTTGTCATAAAACTGTTTCCGATTCTTAAATTGAAAATGcgtaaaaatacattaaaaaaaaataaatgcatCCTCATATccacttataaaaatttttaataatacttAAAAACATTTATGTAATAATTTGTATTATAATTAGCAATATGTAAGaggaattattattgaaattaagtGGAGATTAAGGAAAGTTAAGAGTTCTTTAGTTCTAAttagttaaataaaaattaaccAATCATAACAATAGTATACTGTTAAGCCGGCAGCGTTTTATTGTAGTTATGGCAAATCAATACTTACAAATGGCAAACATTCATCCAATAAATCTTACTCACTAACAGACACTTAACTCATCTTTCACTAGACGGACAATTCTCCACCATTGGATCACTATCCCAAAACCTAATCCAATTGCTTCATTTTTCATCTCCAACCATTTATAAATACCTTCCATTGCTAATCACTCCCCACCCTCATTTCATCCCCTTATAAGGGAGTCAATTAGCTCTTACATACAAAGTCTATTGCTATTCCCATTTTACCCTTGGGCCGAAATTGTGCGGTTGGGTCAATATGCGCGAAATTCTTCACATTCAAGGAGGGCAATGTGGGAACCAAATTGGATCAAAATTCTGGGAGGTTGTCTGTGATGAACATGGGATTGATCCGACTGGCCGGTACACCGGAGATTCAGATTTACAGCTAGAGAGAGTGAATGTATATTACAATGAGGCTAACAATGGCAGGTATGTGCCCCGGGCTGTGCTTATGGACCTTGAGCCTGGTACTATGGACAGTGTAAGGACTGGCCCTTATGGGCAAATTTTTCGGCCTGATAACTTTGTATTTGGGCAGACTGGGGCTGGAAATAATTGGGCTAAGGGCCATTATACTGAAGGTGCTGAGCTGATTGACTCGGTCCTTGATGTTGTGAGGAAGGAGGTAGAGAACTGTGATTGCCTGCAAGGTTTGCCCTCCTTTTATCTGTTTTCATGTGATTATGAAAGTTATAGGATTTCCACTCTCTATCAATTAATCTCCTTTCTGATGGTCTTAAAACAATCAAATTTTCATTTGATCACAGAATTAACTTTTTTTGttggccttttttttttccttaatgaaTGCAGGATTTCAAGTATGTCATTCGTTGGGAGGGGGAACTGGGTCTGGTATGGGAACTCTACTAATTTCAAAAATTAGAGAAGAGTACCCAGATAGAATGATGCTTACATTCTCAGTGTTTCCATCTCCAAAGGTCTCAGACACTGTTGTCGAGCCTTACAATGCTACACTTTCTGTTCATCAGCTGGTAGAAAATGCTGATGAGTGTATGGTACTTGATAATGAAGCACTCTATGATATTTGCTTCAGGACTCTCAAGCTCTCTACCCCAAGCTGTAAGTAGTATTCCAAGTTTGATCCTTGTTCTTTAATCTCTGAGTCATACACTACTAATTAGCTTCTGTGAAATATTGCATTGTTTTCATGTAAATTGCTTATAGACCAAAAATGCACTCCATTCGAACTCCAGACCTCACAGGTCTGAAGACGACTCCGGTGCTAAGCTCATCTATAGCAATACCAAGTTATTAACATCGTATGAGCTAGAACATACTTGTATAGTTGAGATATAGGAATTTAattttgttgctaaatgtttctGTTGAAAATTTCATTTGCTTCCCAGTTGGAGACTTGAATCATTTGATATCAGCAACAATGAGTGGAGTAACTTGCTGCTTGCGCTTTCCGGGCCAGCTAAATTCAGACCTGAGGAAGCTAGCAGTGAACTTAATCCCATTCCCAAGACTTCATTTCTTCATGGTAGGATTTGCACCCCTGACCTCTCGAGGATCACAGCAGTACCGAGCACTAACAGTCCCAGAGCTAACACAACAAATGTGGGATGCCAAGAACATGATGTGTGCAGCTGATCCTCGCCATGGGCGTTACCTTACAGCATCAGCAATGTTTAGAGGCAAAATGAGCACTAAAGAAGTCGACGAGCAGATGATAAATGTGCAGAACAAAAATTCTTCCTACTTCGTAGAATGGATACCCAACAATGTAAAGTCAAGCGTCTGTGATATCCCACCAAAAGGGCTTACCATGGCTTCAACATTTGTGGGGAATTCAACTTCTATACAGGAAATGTTTAGAAGAGTGAGTGAGCAGTTTACTGCTATGTTTAGGAGGAAAGCATTCTTGCATTGGTATACAGGAGAAGGAATGGATGAAATGGAGTTCACAGAAGCTGAAAGCAATGTGAATGATCTTGTTGCTGAATATCAGCAGTATCAGGATGCCACTGCTGATGAAGATGTTGAGTATGAGGAGGATGATGATCACGAGGGTGCGGAGAATTGAAGGTGTTCTGCTAATTTACTGCTTCGAATGTTTCGTGCAGTAATAAATCACTAGATTTTGATTGTTGAATGAACATTGTTGCTGTTGTTGTGATGGTGATGGATTCCTGAAGGTTTTTATTTGAGTAGTTCTCTGGTGTTGTAGTAGCATTGCTCTGCTCAAACACCATTTCAATTGCAACTTTTTACAGTTCAATAGAATATTttctataaataaaataaaaattcttaaaaaaatgataaatttcTAATATAATTCATTAAACATAGCTATGAATTTCTTTATGTTAAATAgattcatgaaaaaaaaaaagaaaattcatttaTAGAGAAACTCACAATGAATAACTCATAATACCAGCAAGATtggtatataattaataatttaattgtatTTAAGGGAGAGAAAACCTATAGTTATGGAGTCTCTAAACAGTTTAAgacttaaaaataaagaaattatataattatattttttaaattacagaaattgaataaaatataaattaaaaactaaaatgattgaaataattaactaaaaatataaaaaataattaatatatttttaaaaataaataattaaatttattaaaatataaaaattaaataataattttttttattaattagttactAGCAGAATCTGATCAACGAGAAATGTAATTTGGGATTACCCAAATTTCACATTGAATTTTCTTTTGGTTTTACGTCACAATAATTGATGAAAGAGGGGAAAAAAATCCTAATAAAAGAGAAAAACTACAGCCACGGGTTCAGCACGTGTGGAATATCTGTAATGAAATGATTCTGAATTTGGACATTAATTATTCGTACGGATTTTACATACACGAGTCAATAATAAATGTGTATTACtgttaaaattatgataattttaatataatttttatttttatataatttatatatataaaattttaaaagattaatttCTGTATACACTACTCACTCACGAACTTCAATCAGGAtcatatcaaaatatttaattctttattatttttactttgacacttttttttatcaataaataaaatatacccatgtaaaagttaatgatataaataaataattattaaaatcataataattttaatagaatttttatttttatataattcacTCATATacactctaaattttaatattaacaaaaaataatcaaaattttacgagcttaaattaattttttttttaaatttaattcaaatCGATTCAATTgaaattcacttttttttttaattattttaaatctcAAAATCACGTAAATATTTTTCAATATGATTTTGGTCGATAAACATTAGCCAAACAAAAATAGACCCACAAAggcattattttatttttaagaaataaaaagattTATCTTCATAAAAAAGCAAAAATGATTTATCAAATTGTCAAATGTGTaataacattttatttttatatagaattaatatttaattatgatataattttctaagaattaaactaataattatttctttttattcaaaaaataatttcaaaataaaaaaaaatatatatatatatataaagttttgAAAGATTTTGCATGAGGGGATAAATGCTATTATTAGCCTCTAGTGAGTGACCACGTGGGATTCTTCTAATTGGATCACATTCCGAAAAAATCGCATCATACTTTCTCTCTCCTTTCCTCACTTGAATATAAAATTCCATGGTCCcgaaatttccattaattaaaaacatgaaaaaaaattttcaattaatagtGTAACATACATGGTTCATATTGCCAGAGCATCAATGGCTTCTAGTTGGGCTTTTGTCTGAGGCTTCCATAATCATACCTCAGTCATGGCATACGCTTCTTCATCAACATGGAAAATTCCTGCTACAACAGCTAAAAGGGTCTCTGATTCTACCATTTCAGGctattttctcttcttctccaccATTCATAGCCCTCAACAATATAAAAGATCTCGTTTAACTACTTTCTCAGCTGacccctcttcttcttcttcttcttcttcttcttcaagctcCTCTTGTTCTACTTCTATCAAAAAGTTGCCTAACAGCAAGAAACCATTAAAATTTGCAGAAACCTCTGATGGGTCTTTGTCAATGTTGTATTCTGATGAGTCCACCGCTGCACTTGATGAGGAGGAGGAAATCGTTTCGGAGAATGTTAAGAAGAAGAAGCAGCCTTTCTTGAGGGAGATTTTGTTTGCCTCTGACAAGATCAGGAGTATTCTCTTGCTTAATTTCATCACCATTGTCTATGGTATGTTTCTTATTCACTTTGAAGAAAAAAGAAATAAGCAATTCGATTATTTTAATAACTTAATTTGATTAGAACTAAATTACAATAACTAAGATTTTAAAAGAGTTCTTTTTTcgttttttccattttttcaatttgaataatttttaattttcctatAATTCTGAATTAATGCCATTAGCTTCTGTTAAAATATTGTGAAAAGAAAGGGGAGAAAAAGCACAAGagaaataaattttcaaatagtTTTGGGTATGAAAATTGTTGTTCTTGTATACTTGTAAAATTTATCTGTTGTTCGAGCAGTCTAACTAAGAAGAAAGTTGGTTTGAAAATTTCAGCAAGTAACATTCCAGTAGTGAAAGCTGTTGAAGCTATGATGGATCCTGCAGCCTTCTCAGCTATGCGGTTTGTGATGTCTGCAATCCCACTTTTACCATTTGTGTTTCAAGCAAGAGATGATGTTAAGATCCGCAATGCAGGGATGGAGTTGGGATTATGGGTCAGTTTAGGGTACCTTATTGAGGCACTTGGACTACTTACATCTGATGCTGGCCGTGCATCATTCATTTCTATGTTTACGGTAAGCTCTCTGCAGTTGTGTATATAACATTCAATTCTTTGTTGTAAACCAACCTCAAAATCCACTGAAAATTGTAGAATTGGCATTTGTGTATGTATTTTAGATTCTTGCTGTCTTTCTCTATGACAAATCAACTAAGCCATACTCCTTATTTTGTTGGGATGAGTATATGAATCATTTTTCACCATGCCTCTCGGTTTAGGCCTGAAGAAATAATCTTCTTTATATGATCTATATTCCAGATGACTGAATCTCTCTCTGATTCAGGTTGTTGTAGTACCACTGCTTGATGGAATGTTAGGAGCAATAATACCTGCTCGTACTTGGTTTGGAGTTCTCATGTCTGCCATTGGAGTTGCTATGCTGGAATGCAGTGGATCTCCTCCAAATGTAAGTTCATCACTACTCACCCCCTCCACCCTAATAATCATGTTAATAGTTTGATTAGAGCATGACCTTTTTCAGGTTGGTGACCTTTTGAACTTTTTGAGTGCAATTTTTTTTGGAATTCATATGCTTAGAACTGAACATTTTTCAAGAATTACCAAGAAAGAGAACTTCTTGCCTCTTCTTGGATATGAGGTATGATACTTGAGCATGATTGAATATTAAGATTTTCAATGCGTAAGTTTTTGAAAAATTACCTGGTTTGATTGCAGGTATGTGTTGTCGCTCTGTTATCCACAATTTGGGTTATAGTTGGGGGATGGTTCCAAGAGCAGGACCTATCACCATGGACATGGGCAGTGATGTGGAACTGGATTGTTGCATTTCCATGGATCCCTGCTCTTTATACTGGAGCATTCTCAACTGGATTATGCTTATGGGTAGAGGTACTCTTCTTTGATGCCTAACCACTCTTTTGAAGCCATTTCATTAAACCAGTTTCATGATCTTTCAGCAAATTGCTGAATTCAAACCTTTCCAGATATTACATTTGTGGTTCCTTGTATTTGGATTAGTTCCTCATGAGAATCATATTGATTCATACAGATTGCTGCAATGCGTGATGTTTCAGCAACAGAAACAGCGATAATTTATGGGTTAGAGCCATTGTGGGGTGCTGGTTTCGCTTGGTTTCTTCTTGGTGAAAGGTGGGGAACGGCTGGATGGTTTGGGGCAGCTCTCGTCCTTGGTAAGGTCTAAATATTTCAGTTTCTTGAGGGTGAAAGAGATTGTAGCATTATTTGCCAAGTGCACTAAAAAATTAGTCAACCTAATCAGCCAAATCTTTATTGTAGGTGGAAGCTTGATAGTGCAGATATTTGGAACCTTAACGCCCAATTACGAATCAATAAAGGTTGGAAAGGATAAAGAGAAAGATGATCTCCTCCTGGTTCCAGATAAGCAAAAACTGCAAAATAGCCTCTCAGCTTCACCAGTGGTTGTCAGGTCAAGGAAGGATATAATTGATATGTTGAAATGATCCCATCTACTAGCATTTCCTTAAATTTGTatgtattttcataaaaataaaaaaataaaaaaattgcatATGTATATAGTGATGGCTTAACATGTATGTTTCCCTTGCAAAGTTCTGGAGGTGTTTTGCTATTCCCTCCTATAATTCAAGATCTCAACTATTTTGGATTCATGTTCAATATGGTTGGAAGAGATCCAGGTATCCTTTCAACCATAAATACAACAAGACATCCATAATTGTTAGGTTAAAATAAGTCCATCCAAACAACCTTAGGCAAGTCAACTCTGGCACAGATATTAGGTCCAAATGAAAGGTAGTTTTATTAAGACATGAAAATGTTGCAGCAATAGTTATAGCCCAGTGATAGCTGCATATATGTTGAACTTAAGAGACTCAGGTACGACTACCCCCTCCCCCAAcatatgtaataaaaaaaaaaaagacataaaAATGCTAGAATAATTTAAGTTCAAGCATAGGCTTGAGTCATACAATCATCAAAGGTTGATGGTTCATTGCTCAGAAATTTATTCAATGCTTTAGAAGTAGTGCATGTGATACTCATTTTTTCTTTGCAATAAACAGGCCCCATCGCTGCTCACCGGATGAGCTCCTAATCAACTTTGCCTTCCATCCACCGACTATATCATTATAGTCCTCCTGGATGCAGACAATAAACAAGAGAAGTGTACAAATAATGAGTTGTAAAGCTTAAGATAAATCAGATAAATAGAGATTAAACGAACAAAAATAAGGGGCTAAACACACTTCAGAAAAGTCTTGGATGAATTCATCCTTCTCCTTC encodes:
- the LOC110637757 gene encoding tubulin beta chain, producing the protein MREILHIQGGQCGNQIGSKFWEVVCDEHGIDPTGRYTGDSDLQLERVNVYYNEANNGRYVPRAVLMDLEPGTMDSVRTGPYGQIFRPDNFVFGQTGAGNNWAKGHYTEGAELIDSVLDVVRKEVENCDCLQGFQVCHSLGGGTGSGMGTLLISKIREEYPDRMMLTFSVFPSPKVSDTVVEPYNATLSVHQLVENADECMVLDNEALYDICFRTLKLSTPSFGDLNHLISATMSGVTCCLRFPGQLNSDLRKLAVNLIPFPRLHFFMVGFAPLTSRGSQQYRALTVPELTQQMWDAKNMMCAADPRHGRYLTASAMFRGKMSTKEVDEQMINVQNKNSSYFVEWIPNNVKSSVCDIPPKGLTMASTFVGNSTSIQEMFRRVSEQFTAMFRRKAFLHWYTGEGMDEMEFTEAESNVNDLVAEYQQYQDATADEDVEYEEDDDHEGAEN
- the LOC110637756 gene encoding uncharacterized protein LOC110637756 isoform X1, whose product is MAYASSSTWKIPATTAKRVSDSTISGYFLFFSTIHSPQQYKRSRLTTFSADPSSSSSSSSSSSSSCSTSIKKLPNSKKPLKFAETSDGSLSMLYSDESTAALDEEEEIVSENVKKKKQPFLREILFASDKIRSILLLNFITIVYASNIPVVKAVEAMMDPAAFSAMRFVMSAIPLLPFVFQARDDVKIRNAGMELGLWVSLGYLIEALGLLTSDAGRASFISMFTVVVVPLLDGMLGAIIPARTWFGVLMSAIGVAMLECSGSPPNVGDLLNFLSAIFFGIHMLRTEHFSRITKKENFLPLLGYEVCVVALLSTIWVIVGGWFQEQDLSPWTWAVMWNWIVAFPWIPALYTGAFSTGLCLWVEIAAMRDVSATETAIIYGLEPLWGAGFAWFLLGERWGTAGWFGAALVLGGSLIVQIFGTLTPNYESIKVGKDKEKDDLLLVPDKQKLQNSLSASPVVVRSRKDIIDMLK
- the LOC110637756 gene encoding uncharacterized protein LOC110637756 isoform X2 — translated: MLYSDESTAALDEEEEIVSENVKKKKQPFLREILFASDKIRSILLLNFITIVYASNIPVVKAVEAMMDPAAFSAMRFVMSAIPLLPFVFQARDDVKIRNAGMELGLWVSLGYLIEALGLLTSDAGRASFISMFTVVVVPLLDGMLGAIIPARTWFGVLMSAIGVAMLECSGSPPNVGDLLNFLSAIFFGIHMLRTEHFSRITKKENFLPLLGYEVCVVALLSTIWVIVGGWFQEQDLSPWTWAVMWNWIVAFPWIPALYTGAFSTGLCLWVEIAAMRDVSATETAIIYGLEPLWGAGFAWFLLGERWGTAGWFGAALVLGGSLIVQIFGTLTPNYESIKVGKDKEKDDLLLVPDKQKLQNSLSASPVVVRSRKDIIDMLK